A stretch of Candidatus Zixiibacteriota bacterium DNA encodes these proteins:
- a CDS encoding SLBB domain-containing protein: MKIKLAAAIVIGLAVSLFAQNYPQRDAFNYDELMRQIPAREVADPDRYQSSLSLPDSIKRLEQPLQPQFGAAAGDSSKLELFGYNLFARGGTTNEIPQNLALPEDYRLGPGDNLIVNLWGRVEQEYNLTIDRQGTVFIPKIGEVPLWGLTLQQAERRLRERLASGFSEFELSVSIGKLKSIQVFVFGEVKFPGSYSVNSLSTLFSALYLAGGPSDRGSLRKIRLIRAGSDVATIDLYQFLLFGKNVAGVSLQSGDVVFVDVVGKRVTVTGAIKRPAVYEILGAETITDVIELAGGTLPSAYLEKVRVDRVTTEDAYQVIDLNLKDSTATVRAFVMEDGDAVAIESIYDHKLDVVYLEGRFRHPGLYQYREGLSLATLFQEGCELEERAYRGRIDILRCDNGYDTTLITVNPEAVLAGTTDVTLRSHDRLISYSQEEVIAPKSVSIFGLVARPGDYAYYEGMKVSDLVFRAGNLRPSAYPLRIELARTFIDGRREVLYASLDDPEGDLPLQRSDKIFVRQIPGWEDRDIVTIEGEVRFPGKYVITHEMNSLYSLIQRAGGLTEDAFATGTVFTRASIISDLKRRGVDELINRSMERVEEDSGQIRIDSSAVLRDNSMSNRIVVYMDELLLSSGSRHDVKLVDGDHIYIPAKPAGIQVLGAVPSISTIAYQDGKKAEFYVKRAGGFMPNADKKHVQLVRADGTIVSGRGALSKQVHLGDAIFVPTRISKERDWLKIFSTTASVAASIATTIFVVDRL, from the coding sequence ATGAAGATCAAGTTAGCCGCGGCCATTGTCATCGGGCTGGCCGTTTCCCTTTTCGCGCAAAATTATCCGCAGCGCGATGCATTCAACTATGACGAGTTGATGCGGCAGATACCCGCACGCGAGGTTGCCGATCCCGATCGGTACCAGTCGTCGCTATCGCTTCCCGATTCGATCAAACGGCTGGAACAGCCATTGCAACCGCAGTTTGGAGCAGCCGCAGGCGATTCGAGCAAGCTGGAATTGTTCGGCTACAATCTCTTTGCGCGGGGCGGAACGACGAACGAGATCCCGCAGAATCTGGCGCTGCCGGAGGATTACCGGCTGGGACCGGGGGACAATCTGATCGTCAATCTGTGGGGGCGGGTCGAGCAGGAATACAATCTGACAATTGACCGGCAAGGGACGGTGTTCATCCCGAAGATCGGCGAGGTGCCGTTGTGGGGACTGACGTTGCAGCAGGCGGAGCGGCGGCTGCGCGAACGACTGGCGTCAGGGTTCAGCGAGTTTGAACTGAGTGTCAGCATCGGTAAGCTCAAGTCGATCCAGGTATTCGTCTTCGGCGAGGTCAAGTTTCCGGGCAGTTACAGCGTCAATTCGCTGTCGACGTTGTTTTCGGCGCTGTATCTGGCGGGGGGTCCGAGTGATCGCGGCAGTTTGCGCAAGATTCGTTTGATCCGGGCCGGCAGCGATGTCGCGACGATCGACCTATATCAATTTCTTCTCTTTGGCAAGAACGTCGCGGGGGTATCGTTGCAGTCGGGGGACGTCGTGTTTGTCGACGTGGTCGGCAAGCGGGTGACGGTGACGGGGGCAATCAAGCGGCCGGCGGTTTACGAAATTCTGGGCGCGGAGACGATCACCGACGTGATCGAGCTGGCGGGCGGAACGCTGCCGAGCGCCTATCTGGAGAAAGTGCGCGTTGATCGGGTCACGACCGAGGATGCGTACCAGGTGATCGATCTGAACCTGAAGGACTCGACAGCGACGGTGCGGGCGTTTGTCATGGAAGACGGCGACGCGGTGGCGATCGAGTCGATTTATGATCACAAGCTCGATGTGGTCTATCTCGAAGGGCGGTTCCGCCATCCGGGGCTGTATCAGTATCGCGAAGGGTTGTCGCTGGCGACGCTGTTTCAGGAAGGCTGCGAGCTGGAGGAGCGGGCCTACCGCGGGCGGATTGACATTCTGCGCTGTGACAACGGCTACGACACGACTTTGATCACGGTCAATCCGGAAGCAGTGCTGGCCGGGACAACGGATGTCACGCTGCGCTCGCATGACCGGTTGATTTCGTACTCGCAGGAAGAAGTGATCGCGCCGAAGTCGGTGTCGATCTTCGGATTGGTCGCGCGACCGGGGGACTACGCCTATTACGAAGGGATGAAGGTCTCCGACCTGGTATTCCGGGCGGGCAACCTGCGTCCGTCGGCGTATCCGCTGCGGATTGAGCTGGCGCGGACGTTCATCGACGGCCGGCGCGAGGTGCTGTACGCCTCGCTGGACGATCCCGAGGGCGACCTGCCGCTGCAACGGAGTGACAAGATTTTTGTTCGACAGATTCCCGGTTGGGAAGATCGCGACATCGTCACGATTGAGGGCGAAGTCCGCTTCCCAGGGAAATATGTCATCACGCATGAAATGAATTCCCTCTACTCCTTGATCCAACGTGCCGGTGGTCTGACGGAAGATGCGTTTGCCACCGGCACGGTGTTTACGCGCGCGTCGATCATCAGCGATTTGAAGCGACGCGGGGTGGACGAGTTGATCAATCGGTCGATGGAGCGGGTCGAGGAGGATTCGGGGCAGATTCGGATCGATTCGTCGGCGGTTCTGCGCGACAACAGCATGTCGAACCGGATTGTCGTCTACATGGACGAGTTGCTCCTGTCCAGCGGCAGCCGGCACGACGTCAAGCTGGTTGACGGCGACCACATCTATATCCCGGCCAAGCCGGCGGGAATTCAAGTGCTGGGCGCGGTGCCCTCGATCAGCACGATTGCCTATCAGGACGGCAAGAAGGCGGAGTTTTATGTCAAGCGTGCGGGCGGGTTCATGCCCAATGCCGACAAGAAGCATGTGCAGCTGGTGCGTGCGGACGGGACGATCGTGTCGGGCCGGGGCGCGCTGTCGAAGCAGGTACATCTCGGCGATGCGATTTTTGTGCCGACGCGAATCTCGAAGGAGCGCGATTGGCTGAAGATTTTTTCAACGACGGCCTCGGTGGCGGCGAGCATCGCCACAACGATATTCGTGGTTGACCGGCTGTAG